A region from the Lolium perenne isolate Kyuss_39 chromosome 4, Kyuss_2.0, whole genome shotgun sequence genome encodes:
- the LOC127293235 gene encoding DELLA protein SLN1 codes for MKREYQDAGGSSAAGAGDMGMSKDKMMLSAPPPQEDEDVDELLAALGYKVRSSDMADVAHKLEQLEMAMGMGAVPAPDDGFTTHLATETVHYNPTDLSSWVESMLSELNAPPPPLPLPPAPASSTVTADGFFDIPPPSIDSSSTSYALRPIPSPAVDLSADSPRDPKRMRTSGSTSSSSSSSSSLGGCVVEAAPPASEANAIALPVVVADTQEAGIRLVHALLACAEAVQQENFPAAEALVKQIPLLAASQGGAMRKVAAYFGEALARRVFRFRPQPDSSHLDAAFADLLHAHFYESCPYLKFAHFTANQAILEAFAGCRRVHVVDFGIKQGMQWPALLQALALRPGGPPSFRLTGVGPPQPDETDALQQVGWKLAQFAHTIGVDFQYRGLVAATLADLEPFMLQPEAEDGPNEEPEVIAVNSVFEMHRLLAQPGALEKVLGTVRAVRPRIVTVVEQEANHNTGSFLDRFTESLHYYSTMFDSLEGAGSAPSEISSGPSAAAAAAAAPGTDQVMSEVYLGRQICNVVACEGAERTERHETLGQWRGRLGHAGFETVHLGSNAYKQASTLLALFAGGDGYKVDEKEGCLTLGWHTRPLIATSAWRMAAAAAP; via the coding sequence ATGAAGCGTGAGTACCAAGACGCCGGCGGGAGCagcgccgccggcgccggcgacatgGGCATGTCCAAGGACAAGATGATGctgtccgcgccgccgccgcaggaggacgaggacgtcGACGAGCTCCTCGCCGCGCTCGGCTACAAGGTCCGCTCCTCCGACATGGCCGACGTCGCGCACAAGCTCGAGCAGCTCGAGATGGCCATGGGCATGGGCGCCGTCCCCGCCCCCGACGACGGCTTCACCACGCACCTCGCCACCGAGACCGTCCACTACAACCCCACCGACCTCTCCTCCTGGGTCGAGAGCATGCTCTCCGAGCTCAACGCCCCGCCGCCCCCGCTCCCGCTCCCGCCCGCCCCCGCCTCCTCCACCGTCACCGCCGACGGCTTCTTCGACATCCCACCCCCATCCATCGACTCCTCCAGCACCTCCTACGCGCTCAGGCCGATCCCTTCCCCGGCCGTCGACCTCTCCGCCGACTCCCCGCGGGACCCCAAGCGGATGCGCACCAGCGGCAgcacgtcctcctcctcctcctcctcatcctccctcGGCGGCTGCGTGGTCGAGGCCGCTCCACCTGCCTCGGAGGCCAACGCCATCGCGCTCCCCGTCGTGGTGGCCGACACGCAGGAGGCCGGGATCCGGCTGGTGCACGCGCTGCTGGCGTGCGCGGAGGCCGTGCAGCAGGAGAACTTCCCGGCCGCGGAGGCGCTCGTCAAGCAGATACCCCTCCTCGCCGCCTCCCAGGGCGGCGCCATGCGCAAGGTGGCCGCCTACTTCGGGGAGGCGCTCGCCCGCCGCGTCTTCCGCTTCCGCCCGCAGCCCGACAGCTCCCACCTCGACGCCGCCTTCGCGGACCTCCTCCACGCCCACTTCTACGAGTCCTGCCCCTACCTCAAGTTCGCGCACTTCACCGCCAACCAGGCCATCCTCGAGGCCTTCGCCGGCTGCCGCCGCGTCCACGTCGTCGACTTCGGGATCAAGCAGGGCATGCAGTGGCCGGCCCTCCTCCAGGCCCTGGCGCTCCGCCCCGGCGGCCCGCCCTCGTTCCGCCTCACGGGGGTCGGCCCCCCGCAGCCCGACGAGACCGACGCGCTGCAGCAGGTGGGGTGGAAGCTGGCCCAGTTCGCGCACACCATCGGCGTCGACTTCCAGTACCGCGGCCTCgtcgccgccaccctcgccgACCTCGAGCCCTTCATGCTGCAGCCGGAGGCCGAGGACGGGCCCAACGAGGAGCCCGAGGTAATCGCCGTCAACTCCGTCTTCGAGATGCACCGCCTCCTCGCGCAGCCCGGCGCCCTCGAGAAGGTCCTGGGCACCGTGCGCGCCGTGCGGCCGAGGATCGTCACCGTCGTGGAGCAGGAGGCCAACCACAACACCGGCTCCTTCCTGGACCGCTTCACCGAGTCGCTGCACTACTACTCCACCATGTTCGACTCCCTGGAGGGCGCCGGCTCCGCCCCGTCCGAAATCTCATCTGGGCCATccgccgctgctgccgccgccgccgctcctggcaCGGACCAGGTCATGTCCGAGGTGTACCTCGGCCGGCAGATCTGCAATGTCGTGGCCTGCGAGGGCGCCGAGCGCACGGAGCGCCACGAGACGCTGGGCCAGTGGCGCGGCCGCCTCGGCCACGCCGGCTTCGAGACCGTCCACCTCGGCTCCAACGCCTACAAGCAGGCCAGCACGCTGCTCGCGCTcttcgccggcggcgacggctaCAAGGTGGACGAGAAGGAAGGCTGCCTCACGCTCGGCTGGCACACGCGCCCACTCATCGCCACCTCCGCGTGGcgcatggccgccgccgccgcgccatga